In one window of Candidatus Hydrogenedentota bacterium DNA:
- a CDS encoding sialate O-acetylesterase, whose amino-acid sequence MVGAQPIAVAAPADPRVMSFTLDGEWVIAQHPLHRVFEATAPVYRNFFKMTPEQWAAGSAGSKAGATGVGAGPGLDFGKGVAMALDRPIGLIPCALGATSMNDWDPALLDRGEESLYGNLIHRAGQVGGRIRGVLWYQGEADVSNGEAVAAYEAKMLNLIDRLRADLNAPELPFIFAQVSRYVYSEDLGTTWERGREIQRGLPGKRPHVYMVPTIDLPLSDLIHVSAEGQRRLGQRMAEVALTCVYEQPGHATPIDFASIEVMPAISPYQQPVRVRFSGVNGRLVASGRLWGFETRAVAGNAKPLPKPWAVELDPDNADCVIVWLNAPLEEPVDLYYGAGMNPYVNLVDEKDMAVPAFGPVRVEP is encoded by the coding sequence ATGGTGGGTGCGCAGCCGATTGCGGTGGCGGCGCCTGCGGATCCGCGCGTCATGAGTTTTACGCTGGATGGCGAATGGGTGATTGCACAGCATCCGCTTCATCGCGTTTTTGAGGCAACGGCGCCGGTCTATCGGAATTTCTTCAAGATGACGCCGGAGCAGTGGGCCGCCGGGAGTGCGGGGAGCAAGGCGGGCGCGACGGGTGTGGGTGCGGGGCCGGGCTTGGACTTTGGGAAGGGCGTGGCGATGGCGCTGGACCGACCGATTGGGCTGATACCCTGTGCGCTCGGTGCTACTTCCATGAATGATTGGGACCCGGCGTTGCTCGATCGGGGCGAGGAGTCGCTCTACGGCAACCTGATCCATCGCGCGGGGCAGGTGGGCGGACGCATTCGCGGGGTGCTTTGGTATCAGGGGGAGGCGGACGTGTCCAACGGGGAAGCGGTGGCGGCGTATGAAGCGAAGATGCTCAATCTGATCGATCGGCTTCGGGCGGACCTGAATGCGCCCGAGCTGCCGTTTATCTTCGCGCAGGTGAGCCGCTATGTGTATTCCGAAGACCTGGGCACGACCTGGGAGCGGGGGCGGGAAATCCAACGGGGGTTGCCGGGGAAACGCCCGCACGTCTACATGGTGCCCACCATCGATTTGCCGTTGAGCGATCTGATCCACGTTTCGGCGGAGGGCCAGCGCCGCCTGGGCCAGCGCATGGCGGAAGTTGCGTTGACCTGCGTCTATGAACAACCCGGTCATGCAACGCCCATCGATTTCGCGTCTATCGAAGTGATGCCCGCGATCAGCCCCTATCAGCAGCCCGTGCGCGTTCGGTTCAGCGGTGTCAATGGTCGCCTCGTGGCAAGTGGACGGCTGTGGGGCTTCGAGACGCGGGCGGTGGCGGGGAACGCCAAACCCCTGCCCAAGCCATGGGCGGTGGAGCTGGATCCAGATAACGCGGATTGTGTGATCGTGTGGCTCAACGCGCCGCTGGAGGAGCCGGTGGACCTGTATTACGGCGCGGGGATGAATCCGTACGTCAATCTGGTGGACGAGAAGGACATGGCGGTTCCGGCCTTTGGGCCGGTGCGGGTTGAGCCTTGA
- a CDS encoding type II toxin-antitoxin system HicA family toxin yields MKTVSGKRMCQILETKGWNLARINGSHHIYVCEGEPLRISVPVHGNQSLKSGLQRHFMRLADIHEKDL; encoded by the coding sequence TTGAAGACAGTCAGCGGCAAAAGGATGTGTCAGATTCTAGAAACCAAAGGTTGGAATCTGGCGCGTATCAATGGCAGTCATCATATTTATGTTTGCGAAGGCGAGCCGCTTCGCATCTCGGTTCCAGTGCACGGAAACCAATCTCTCAAATCTGGTCTCCAGCGGCATTTCATGAGACTTGCCGATATTCACGAGAAGGACCTGTGA
- a CDS encoding type II toxin-antitoxin system HicB family antitoxin — translation MNLKVVVHEAEEGGYWAEVPAIPGCATQGDTLEELMHNVHEAVEACLSVDIDVVASLAGDRVVEITI, via the coding sequence ATGAATTTAAAAGTAGTTGTCCACGAAGCGGAAGAAGGCGGTTATTGGGCCGAGGTGCCCGCCATACCGGGCTGCGCTACGCAAGGAGATACGCTTGAAGAGCTGATGCACAACGTTCATGAAGCTGTCGAAGCTTGCTTGTCGGTCGATATCGATGTGGTAGCCAGTCTGGCTGGAGATCGAGTTGTGGAAATCACAATTTGA
- a CDS encoding sulfatase-like hydrolase/transferase: MKRRTFLQSAASLPALVSTTATDSVPRPPAKPGSPNILLIMTDQQRYDTLGANGNPIIKTPHLDALAAESANFSHCFVQSPVCVPSRACFFTGRYAHAHRNRVNYTRLAPTETLFPKLFQGAGYTTGIVGKSHLYYDYPPTADEAQRTGFDDVELHDGVSTTDQWSAYAAWRKENDPQRDVPYRATVGSDHTLKASLGPGDNPFRSIIDKQFTDTAWTGMRTRHYLEQYARSDRPFFLFSSFWKPHSPYEVPAPYDALYSDVEIPLPRRESRESIEAMPPHLSRFILRGEARGQKAEFDMNPERLQWLWRSYYGTISHIDDEVGAILKTLEETGLAENTIVVFVSDHGDQMLEHGLTGKNVFFEGSVRVPFMMRYPGRIQPGPRDELVMSIDLLPTLFEFCGLDAPYNAHGESLAPLITQSDRSYAPRDCVYSENIIPEVFTDEFPFKKGEGVMGIRHPDCKMVRTRKWKYNYYPAGHEELFDLENDPGEFTNLAGDPAHHATRDEMKARMLDWLITATETDQIAEKWLV; the protein is encoded by the coding sequence GTGAAACGTCGAACCTTTCTACAATCGGCGGCCTCTTTACCCGCCCTCGTCTCCACGACCGCTACCGACTCCGTACCACGCCCCCCCGCCAAACCCGGCAGCCCCAACATCCTCCTTATCATGACCGATCAGCAGCGCTACGACACCCTCGGCGCAAACGGCAACCCCATCATCAAGACGCCCCACCTCGACGCCCTCGCGGCGGAGTCGGCGAACTTCTCCCACTGCTTCGTGCAGTCGCCGGTGTGCGTGCCCTCCCGCGCCTGTTTCTTCACGGGTCGCTACGCCCACGCCCACAGGAATCGCGTGAACTACACGCGCCTCGCACCCACGGAAACCCTTTTCCCCAAGCTGTTCCAGGGCGCGGGCTACACCACGGGGATTGTAGGTAAGAGCCACCTCTACTACGACTATCCCCCAACGGCCGATGAGGCACAGCGCACCGGCTTCGACGATGTAGAACTCCACGACGGCGTGAGCACAACCGACCAGTGGTCCGCCTATGCGGCGTGGCGCAAGGAGAATGATCCCCAGCGCGACGTGCCCTATCGGGCGACCGTCGGCAGCGACCACACGCTGAAGGCTTCCCTTGGGCCCGGGGATAATCCCTTTCGCAGCATCATCGACAAGCAATTCACCGACACCGCCTGGACCGGAATGCGCACGCGCCACTACCTGGAGCAGTACGCGAGATCCGACCGGCCTTTCTTCCTTTTCTCTTCCTTCTGGAAACCCCACTCGCCCTACGAAGTGCCCGCACCCTACGACGCCCTGTACAGCGATGTGGAGATTCCCCTCCCCCGCCGCGAATCGCGCGAAAGCATCGAGGCCATGCCGCCCCATCTTTCCCGCTTCATCCTGCGCGGTGAAGCCCGCGGACAAAAAGCGGAATTCGACATGAACCCCGAGCGCCTGCAATGGCTCTGGCGCAGCTATTACGGCACCATCTCTCACATCGACGACGAGGTCGGCGCCATCCTGAAAACCCTCGAAGAAACGGGCCTTGCGGAAAACACCATTGTCGTCTTCGTGTCCGACCACGGCGATCAGATGCTGGAGCATGGCCTCACGGGCAAGAATGTATTCTTCGAAGGCAGTGTCCGCGTTCCCTTCATGATGCGTTACCCCGGCCGCATCCAGCCCGGTCCGCGCGATGAACTCGTCATGTCCATCGACCTCCTCCCCACCCTCTTCGAGTTCTGCGGCCTTGACGCACCGTACAACGCCCACGGGGAGAGCCTCGCACCACTGATCACGCAATCTGATCGCTCTTACGCGCCCCGCGACTGCGTCTACAGCGAGAACATCATCCCGGAGGTCTTCACGGACGAATTCCCCTTTAAAAAGGGCGAAGGCGTCATGGGAATCCGCCACCCCGACTGCAAGATGGTCCGCACGCGCAAATGGAAGTACAACTACTACCCCGCGGGCCACGAAGAGCTCTTCGATCTCGAGAACGACCCCGGCGAGTTCACCAACCTCGCGGGAGACCCCGCACACCACGCCACGCGCGATGAAATGAAGGCGAGGATGTTGGACTGGCTGATCACGGCAACCGAGACGGATCAGATCGCGGAGAAATGGTTGGTGTGA
- a CDS encoding Gfo/Idh/MocA family oxidoreductase, which produces MPKSPTPTRRQFLAATAAIAAPMIIPASALGLDGTVAPSERLAVGCIGTGNRGMSNLAAFKAKPEVQIVAVCDVDATRRAQGADLAGIGADASYNDYRELIARADVDAVSIATPDHWHALNTIDAANAGKDIFCEKPVSLTIAQGRKMADAVAKNQRMLQAGTWRRSSAACRQACELVRNGYIGELQAVECGVPEGFAIQGEFKPGYPVEPVPEGFDYEMWLGPAPQKPYTPARCHFNFRWILDYGAGYITDWGAHYYDIAQWGAGMDDTGPVRISGAAEFPRKGELFDASVKHLIEFEYANGVRIIALSSSDQKRYGIKFIGSEGWLHVESTAITSSIPGIDQVVLKDSDIRLYKSDDHVQDFINCVKSRQLPTAPIEIAHRTASICHLGHIATTLKRELKWDPAKEAFKGDDEANAMRDRPMRGDWKI; this is translated from the coding sequence ATGCCCAAGTCGCCCACCCCCACCCGCCGCCAGTTCCTCGCCGCCACCGCCGCGATAGCGGCCCCCATGATTATCCCCGCCAGCGCACTCGGCCTCGACGGCACCGTGGCCCCCAGCGAGCGCCTCGCCGTGGGCTGCATTGGCACCGGCAACCGCGGCATGAGCAACCTGGCCGCATTCAAGGCCAAGCCCGAAGTGCAGATCGTGGCCGTGTGCGACGTGGACGCTACCCGCCGGGCACAGGGCGCGGACCTCGCCGGAATCGGCGCAGACGCCTCCTATAATGACTATCGCGAACTCATCGCCCGCGCCGACGTCGACGCCGTCTCCATCGCCACACCGGACCACTGGCACGCCCTGAATACCATCGACGCGGCGAACGCCGGCAAGGACATCTTCTGCGAAAAGCCCGTCTCCCTCACCATCGCCCAGGGGCGCAAGATGGCCGATGCGGTAGCTAAGAACCAGCGCATGCTCCAGGCGGGCACCTGGCGCCGCTCCTCCGCCGCCTGCCGCCAGGCTTGCGAACTGGTGCGCAATGGCTACATAGGCGAATTGCAGGCCGTGGAGTGCGGCGTGCCCGAAGGCTTCGCCATCCAGGGTGAGTTCAAACCCGGCTATCCCGTTGAACCCGTTCCAGAAGGATTCGACTACGAAATGTGGCTCGGACCCGCGCCCCAGAAGCCCTACACCCCCGCGCGATGCCACTTTAACTTCCGCTGGATCCTCGACTACGGCGCGGGCTACATCACCGACTGGGGTGCCCACTACTACGACATCGCCCAGTGGGGCGCCGGCATGGACGACACCGGTCCCGTGCGTATTTCCGGCGCGGCCGAATTCCCCCGCAAGGGCGAGCTTTTCGACGCCTCCGTGAAGCACCTCATCGAATTCGAATACGCCAACGGCGTGCGCATCATCGCCCTGTCCAGCAGCGACCAGAAGCGCTACGGGATCAAATTCATCGGCAGCGAAGGCTGGCTCCACGTGGAGAGCACTGCCATCACGTCCAGCATTCCCGGCATTGACCAGGTCGTGCTGAAAGACAGCGACATCCGCCTCTACAAGAGCGACGACCACGTTCAGGATTTCATCAACTGCGTAAAGAGCCGCCAGCTCCCCACCGCGCCCATCGAGATCGCCCACCGCACGGCGTCCATCTGCCACCTCGGCCACATCGCCACCACACTCAAACGCGAACTGAAGTGGGACCCGGCAAAGGAAGCGTTCAAGGGCGACGACGAGGCGAATGCGATGCGCGATCGGCCCATGCGCGGGGATTGGAAGATCTGA
- a CDS encoding alkaline phosphatase family protein — protein sequence MRKLFFSALVAFAFAALTSAETPRLVLFIAVDQLRGDMPIRYQERFGEGGFRYLMEHGYHYRNANYRHANTFTAVGHATLATGGNTPQHGIVGNEWYDRAKAASMNCVEDLAHPLLGVEGAVAAGRSPRNLTSSTFGDELVLASGGKSRVFGVSMKDRGAVILGGHLGKSYWYEPESGRFVTSSFYYERYPEWVDAWNGAKPADAWLGASWSLLNPVDSYIYGAQDDRSEERPYKAMGNTFPHPLPAEAGKDYYGGLRFTPMGDMLTLQFARELLRAEQVGQRDATDILTISLSATDYIGHAFGPNSLESEDNQLQLDRSLADFFAEVDRLVGLDRTLIVLSSDHGIDEIPEYTQHLGCDAGRHVPEEFIAAANGALKARFGIADDLVLTFQNPSLYLDEARAQALGLALPEVERALADAMVALPGFDLAVTRSDLLEGRVPNTKVMDMVTRAFHPKRSGNVLVVQSPSWYLYPEAQKYAAMHGSPYSYDTYVPIFFAGPGIPPGATQRPVAPEDVASTITAYLGIKPPSGNMGNPLLEVVGAGETGVR from the coding sequence ATGCGCAAGCTATTCTTTTCCGCGCTGGTCGCGTTTGCTTTTGCAGCGCTGACGTCGGCGGAGACACCCCGATTGGTTCTGTTCATTGCGGTGGATCAATTGCGCGGCGACATGCCCATACGCTACCAGGAGCGCTTTGGCGAGGGGGGCTTTCGCTATCTCATGGAGCACGGCTATCACTACCGCAATGCGAACTATCGACATGCAAATACCTTCACGGCCGTAGGCCATGCCACGCTGGCCACCGGGGGCAATACGCCGCAGCACGGGATCGTGGGGAATGAGTGGTACGATCGCGCCAAAGCCGCAAGCATGAATTGCGTGGAAGACCTGGCGCATCCGCTGCTCGGCGTGGAAGGGGCGGTGGCCGCCGGGCGCTCGCCCCGGAATCTGACTTCGAGTACCTTTGGCGATGAGCTGGTGCTCGCCAGTGGCGGAAAATCGCGGGTTTTCGGTGTGTCGATGAAAGATCGCGGCGCGGTTATCCTCGGCGGGCACCTGGGCAAGAGTTACTGGTATGAGCCGGAGTCGGGTCGTTTTGTCACCAGTTCATTTTACTACGAGCGCTACCCCGAGTGGGTGGACGCGTGGAACGGGGCGAAGCCCGCCGACGCCTGGCTGGGCGCGTCGTGGTCGCTTCTGAATCCGGTGGATTCTTATATCTACGGGGCGCAGGATGATCGGTCCGAGGAGCGGCCCTACAAGGCCATGGGCAATACCTTTCCTCATCCGCTGCCCGCCGAAGCGGGGAAGGACTACTATGGCGGTCTCCGCTTCACCCCCATGGGGGATATGCTCACGCTCCAGTTTGCCCGGGAGTTGCTGCGCGCGGAGCAGGTGGGGCAGCGGGACGCCACGGACATCCTGACCATCAGCCTTTCGGCAACGGACTACATCGGCCACGCCTTCGGTCCGAACAGCCTGGAATCGGAAGACAATCAGCTCCAGCTCGACCGAAGCCTCGCCGACTTCTTTGCGGAGGTGGACCGGCTGGTGGGGCTTGATCGCACGCTGATCGTGCTCAGTTCAGACCACGGCATCGACGAAATCCCGGAGTACACGCAGCACCTGGGGTGCGATGCCGGGCGGCACGTGCCCGAGGAATTCATTGCGGCGGCGAATGGGGCGCTCAAGGCACGCTTTGGTATCGCGGACGACCTGGTATTGACGTTTCAGAATCCGAGTTTGTATCTGGACGAGGCCCGGGCTCAGGCGCTGGGCCTGGCCCTGCCCGAGGTCGAGCGGGCCCTCGCCGACGCCATGGTGGCTCTGCCCGGTTTCGATTTGGCGGTGACGCGCAGCGACCTTCTGGAAGGCCGGGTTCCGAATACGAAGGTCATGGACATGGTCACGCGCGCCTTCCACCCGAAGCGCTCCGGGAACGTGCTGGTGGTCCAGTCTCCCTCCTGGTATCTCTATCCCGAAGCGCAGAAATACGCCGCCATGCACGGTTCCCCCTACAGTTACGACACCTACGTCCCCATTTTTTTTGCGGGTCCCGGCATCCCACCCGGTGCGACGCAACGCCCCGTGGCGCCCGAAGATGTCGCCTCCACGATTACCGCCTACCTCGGCATCAAGCCGCCATCGGGGAACATGGGCAATCCCCTGCTGGAAGTGGTGGGTGCGGGAGAAACCGGTGTGCGGTGA
- a CDS encoding type II toxin-antitoxin system prevent-host-death family antitoxin, whose amino-acid sequence MDTTIEREAQTTLAQLLERVAQGERITITEFGVPVAVLAPPGNPRKLTAREAIAAIDEIAERNRLDGLSIREMIEEGRD is encoded by the coding sequence ATGGATACCACAATCGAACGTGAAGCGCAGACTACCCTGGCCCAACTGCTGGAGCGCGTGGCGCAGGGCGAACGGATCACCATTACTGAATTCGGTGTTCCAGTGGCCGTGCTTGCGCCGCCAGGCAACCCTCGCAAGCTCACGGCCAGGGAGGCGATAGCGGCGATTGACGAGATCGCCGAGCGAAATCGCTTGGATGGATTGAGCATTCGCGAGATGATAGAGGAAGGTAGGGACTGA
- a CDS encoding type II toxin-antitoxin system VapC family toxin, whose protein sequence is MAWCFLDERTAYTQAVKALLEEQSAVQPAVWPLEAGNVVLVAIRRKRISPDDGARFLSLLESLPFEVDGISPGRMFGEIFALARKHQLSTYDASYLDLALRRQLPLATQDKALMRAAADCGVALFQP, encoded by the coding sequence ATGGCTTGGTGCTTTCTCGATGAACGCACGGCATATACGCAGGCGGTCAAGGCTCTACTTGAGGAACAATCCGCCGTGCAGCCAGCCGTGTGGCCGCTTGAGGCTGGCAACGTAGTGCTTGTCGCTATTCGTAGAAAGCGAATTTCACCCGATGATGGCGCGCGATTTTTGTCATTGCTGGAATCACTGCCATTCGAGGTGGACGGCATCTCTCCCGGCAGGATGTTCGGTGAAATATTCGCACTCGCCCGAAAGCATCAACTCTCCACTTACGACGCGTCCTACCTCGATCTCGCCCTGCGCCGCCAACTGCCCCTCGCCACGCAGGACAAGGCGCTCATGCGCGCGGCGGCGGATTGTGGCGTGGCGCTGTTTCAGCCCTGA
- a CDS encoding PQQ-binding-like beta-propeller repeat protein gives MCNALRIISAITVFVAVATHAQHTVLLQGDDRLAMVSPSGEITWEMPWGGIHDIHLLENGHIMVQQDMKGVAEIDPETKAVVWSYDAQASNGYAGKKIEVHAFQPLADGKVMIAESGPARIIEIDRDGKLLKEIKLKVNIPHPHTDTRLARKLENGHYLVCHEGDGFVREYDGEGALVWEYEVPLFDKERADGHGPEAWGNKTFCALRLKNGNTLLSTGNGHGVLEVTPDKEIVWQLHQKDLPGITLAWVTTLEVLPNGNYVIGNCHAGEGQPLLIEIEPKSKKVLWTFDRFADFGNNVSNSLMVEQRGQSVR, from the coding sequence ATGTGTAACGCACTCCGAATCATCTCCGCGATCACCGTGTTCGTAGCAGTTGCCACCCACGCCCAGCACACCGTCCTGCTCCAGGGTGACGACCGGCTCGCCATGGTCTCCCCCTCGGGCGAGATCACGTGGGAAATGCCGTGGGGCGGGATTCACGACATTCACCTGCTGGAGAACGGCCATATCATGGTGCAGCAGGACATGAAGGGCGTCGCGGAGATCGATCCCGAGACCAAGGCCGTCGTGTGGTCCTATGATGCGCAGGCGAGCAATGGCTACGCGGGGAAGAAAATCGAGGTGCATGCGTTCCAGCCGCTGGCCGATGGAAAGGTCATGATTGCGGAGTCGGGTCCGGCGCGGATTATTGAGATCGACCGCGACGGCAAGCTGCTGAAAGAGATCAAGCTGAAGGTGAACATCCCCCATCCCCACACGGACACGCGCCTGGCGCGGAAGCTGGAGAACGGGCACTATCTCGTGTGCCATGAGGGCGATGGCTTCGTGCGGGAGTACGACGGCGAAGGCGCGTTGGTGTGGGAATATGAAGTGCCCCTATTCGACAAGGAACGGGCCGACGGTCACGGCCCCGAGGCCTGGGGCAACAAGACGTTCTGTGCGCTGCGCCTGAAAAACGGCAACACGCTGCTTAGCACGGGCAACGGCCACGGTGTGCTGGAAGTCACGCCCGACAAAGAGATCGTATGGCAACTGCACCAGAAGGACCTGCCGGGCATCACGCTGGCGTGGGTTACCACCCTCGAAGTGCTCCCAAACGGCAACTACGTCATCGGGAACTGCCACGCGGGCGAGGGACAGCCGCTGCTGATCGAAATTGAGCCAAAGTCCAAGAAGGTGCTGTGGACCTTTGATCGCTTTGCGGACTTTGGGAACAATGTGTCGAATTCGCTGATGGTGGAGCAACGGGGGCAATCGGTGCGCTGA
- a CDS encoding aminopeptidase P family protein, giving the protein MLAIPNSEYTRRIKRFQENIRAAGLDAALVHANESDFANVRYLSEYWPTFEAAGVFVPAEGSPVLIIGPESEAYARTRSKIKQIALMVEYRESAEPEYPGIPVAHFKDVIKMAMPGKKLRKLGLVGYSVMPLPVYHSLCSELPKVELVKADDTLISLRINKSANEIKLAKRAYEISEIAIGAILNEIKPGMTELQVIGIAQREIYQHGGEYEGHALYCFCGPATKHAISRPTHNTIKKNEVIQLNIGARVGGYSSSVGLPISIGKLPARKKRLVEFGLEAHFKTMELMKAGKPAADVVKEYEAFVEERGFKKYMLYGPCHGIGMMEVERPWMESTSTYTLQENMTFQVDTFFYDKDFGLRWENGVRVTKKGVERQSEKFMKIVEL; this is encoded by the coding sequence ATGTTGGCCATTCCAAACAGCGAATACACGCGCCGGATAAAGCGATTTCAAGAGAACATCCGCGCTGCGGGGCTGGATGCGGCGCTGGTACACGCGAACGAGTCCGACTTCGCCAACGTGCGCTATTTGTCGGAGTACTGGCCGACTTTCGAGGCCGCGGGCGTGTTTGTGCCGGCCGAGGGCTCTCCGGTGCTCATCATCGGCCCGGAGAGCGAGGCCTACGCGCGGACGCGGAGCAAGATTAAGCAGATCGCGTTGATGGTGGAGTATCGGGAGTCGGCGGAGCCGGAGTATCCCGGTATTCCGGTGGCGCATTTCAAGGACGTGATCAAAATGGCCATGCCCGGCAAGAAGCTGCGCAAGCTCGGGCTGGTGGGCTATTCGGTGATGCCCCTGCCGGTTTATCACAGTCTGTGCAGCGAGCTTCCCAAGGTCGAACTCGTCAAGGCCGACGACACGTTGATCTCGCTGCGCATCAATAAGAGCGCGAATGAGATTAAGCTGGCGAAGCGGGCCTACGAAATCAGCGAGATCGCCATTGGCGCGATCCTGAACGAGATTAAGCCCGGCATGACGGAGCTCCAGGTGATCGGCATCGCCCAGCGGGAGATCTACCAGCACGGCGGTGAATACGAGGGGCACGCCTTGTATTGCTTCTGCGGTCCCGCGACGAAGCACGCCATTTCCCGGCCGACGCACAACACGATCAAGAAGAACGAGGTTATCCAGCTTAATATCGGCGCGCGCGTCGGGGGCTATTCGTCAAGCGTGGGCCTGCCGATTTCGATTGGGAAACTACCGGCGCGCAAGAAGCGGCTGGTGGAGTTTGGCCTCGAAGCCCATTTCAAGACGATGGAGCTGATGAAGGCGGGCAAGCCCGCGGCGGACGTGGTAAAGGAGTACGAAGCCTTCGTCGAAGAACGCGGTTTCAAAAAGTACATGCTCTACGGCCCCTGCCACGGCATCGGCATGATGGAGGTCGAGCGCCCCTGGATGGAATCGACGTCCACGTACACGCTCCAAGAGAACATGACCTTCCAGGTCGACACCTTCTTCTACGACAAGGACTTTGGTCTCCGGTGGGAGAATGGCGTCCGCGTCACGAAGAAGGGCGTGGAGCGGCAATCCGAGAAGTTCATGAAGATTGTGGAGCTCTGA